A single region of the Chionomys nivalis chromosome 5, mChiNiv1.1, whole genome shotgun sequence genome encodes:
- the Kcnj9 gene encoding G protein-activated inward rectifier potassium channel 3, with product MAQENAAFSPVSEEPPRRRGRQRYVEKDGRCNVQQGNVRETYRYLTDLFTTLVDLQWRLSLLFFVLAYALTWLFFGAIWWLIAYGRGDLEHLEDTAWTPCVNNLNGFVAAFLFSIETETTIGYGHRVITDQCPEGIVLLLLQAILGSMVNAFMVGCMFVKISQPNKRAATLVFSSHAVVSLRDGRLCLMFRVGDLRSSHIVEASIRAKLIRSRQTLEGEFIPLHQTDLSVGFDTGDDRLFLVSPLVISHEIDAASPFWEASRRALERDDFEIVVILEGMVEATGMTCQARSSYLVDEVLWGHRFTSVLTLEDGFYEVDYASFHETFEVPTPSCSARELAEAAARLDAHLYWSIPSRLDEKVEEEGAGEGAGGGDGADKEQNGCLPPPESESKV from the exons ATGGCGCAGGAGAATGCCGCCTTTTCCCCAGTGTCGGAGGAGCCACCCAGGCGCCGTGGCCGCCAGCGCTACGTGGAGAAGGACGGGCGCTGCAACGTGCAGCAGGGCAATGTGCGGGAGACCTACCGCTACCTGACCGACCTGTTCACCACGCTGGTGGACCTGCAGTGGCGCCTCAGCCTGCTCTTCTTCGTGCTCGCCTACGCGCTCACTTGGCTCTTCTTCGGCGCCATCTGGTGGCTCATCGCCTACGGCCGCGGCGACCTGGAGCACCTGGAGGACACCGCGTGGACCCCGTGCGTCAATAACCTCAACGGCTTCGTGGctgccttcctcttctccatcGAGACCGAGACCACCATCGGCTACGGGCACCGCGTCATTACTGACCAGTGCCCCGAGGGCAtcgtgctgctgctgctgcaggctATCCTGGGCTCTATGGTGAACGCCTTCATGGTGGGATGCATGTTCGTTAAGATATCGCAGCCCAACAAGCGGGCCGCCACGCTGGTCTTCTCCTCTCACGCTGTGGTGTCGCTGCGCGACGGGCGCCTCTGCCTCATGTTCCGCGTGGGCGACCTGCGATCCTCGCACATCGTGGAGGCCTCCATCCGCGCCAAGCTCATCCGCTCGCGCCAGACGCTCGAGGGCGAGTTCATCCCTCTGCACCAGACCGACCTCAGCGTGGGCTTCGACACCGGGGACGACCGCCTCTTCCTCGTCTCACCTCTTGTCATCAGCCACGAGATCGATGCCGCCAGCCCCTTCTGGGAGGCGTCACGCCGCGCCCTCGAGAGGGACGACTTCGAGATCGTGGTCATTCTCGAGGGCATGGTGGAGGCCAcgg gAATGACATGCCAAGCTCGAAGCTCCTACCTAGTAGATGAAGTTCTGTGGGGCCACCGGTTCACATCTGTGCTCACCCTGGAGGACGGCTTCTATGAGGTGGACTATGCCAGCTTCCATGAGACCTTTGAGGTGCCCACACCCTCGTGTAGTGCCCGGGAGTTGGCAGAAGCTGCAGCCCGCCTCGATGCCCATCTCTATTGGTCCATCCCCAGCAGGCTGGATgagaaggtggaggaagaggggGCTGGGGAAGGGGCAGGTGGGGGAGATGGAGCTGACAAGGAGCAGAATGGCTGCCTACCACCCCCGGAGAGTGAGTCCAAGGTGTGA
- the Igsf8 gene encoding immunoglobulin superfamily member 8, with product MGVPSLTPLSSLLPLLLMLGVRCYARQVHVPKGPLYRVVGTTVSISCNVSAYEGPSQQDFEWFMYRPEAPTTSLGIISTKDSQFSYAVFGPRVASGDLQVQRLKGDSVVFKIGRLQAQDSGFYECYTPSTDTQYLGNYSAKVELRVLPDELQVSAAPPGPRGRQAAASPSRLTVHEGQELALGCLAQTKTKKHTHLSVSFGRAEPEAPVGRATLQEVVGLRSDMAVEAGAPYAERLAAGELRLSKEGTDRYRMVVGGAQAADSGTYHCTAAEWIQDPDGSWVQIAEKRAVLAHVDVQTLSSQLAVTVGPGEHRIGPGEPLELLCNVSGALPPPGRHAAYSVGWEMAPAGAPGPGRLVAQLDTEGVGSLGPGYEGRHIAMEKVASRTYRLRLEAARPGDAGTYRCLAKAYVRGSGTRLREAASARSRPLPVHVREEGVVLEAVAWLSGGTVYRGETASLLCNISVRGGPPGLRLAASWWVERPEEGELSTGPAQLVGGVGQDGVAELGVRPGGRPVSVELVGPRSHRLRLHSLGPEDEGVYHCAPSAWVQHADYSWYQAGSARSGPVTVYPYTHALDTLFVPLLVGMGVALVTGASVLATITCCFMKKLRKR from the exons ATGGGCGTCCCCAGCCTCACGCCGCTGAGTTcactgctgccgctgctgctgatGCTTG GAGTCAGGTGCTATGCCCGGCAGGTGCATGTTCCCAAGGGCCCTCTTTACCGTGTGGTTGGCACCACTGTCTCTATCTCTTGCAACGTGAGTGCCTATGAAGGCCCATCCCAGCAGGACTTTGAATGGTTCATGTACAGACCTGAGGCCCCAACCACTTCCCTGGGCATCATCAGCACCAAGGATAGCCAGTTCTCCTACGCCGTGTTTGGCCCTCGCGTGGCTTCTGGGGACCTGCAGGTGCAGCGCCTGAAGGGAGATTCTGTGGTGTTCAAGATTGGTCGCCTGCAGGCCCAGGACTCTGGCTTTTATGAATGCTACACCCCCTCGACGGACACTCAGTACCTGGGCAACTACAGTGCCAAAGTGGAGCTGAGAG ttcttccAGATGAGCTGCAGGTATCTGCTGCCCCTCCGGGGCCCCGAGGACGCCAGGCTGCAGCCTCCCCCTCCCGCTTGACAGTGCATGAGGGGCAGGAGCTGGCGCTGGGCTGCCTGGCTCAGACTAAAacgaagaaacacacacacctgtcGGTGTCCTTTGGGAGAGCCGAGCCTGAGGCGCCAGTGGGGCGAGCCACTCTCCAGGAAGTCGTGGGGCTGCGCTCTGACATGGCTGTGGAGGCTGGAGCTCCCTATGCCGAGAGGCTGGCAGCCGGGGAGCTGCGGCTGAGCAAGGAAGGGACTGATCGATACCGCATGGTGGTCGGGGGTGCCCAGGCTGCAGACTCGGGCACCTACCACTGTACGGCCGCTGAATGGATTCAGGATCCTGATGGCTCCTGGGTCCAGATCGCAGAGAAGAGGGCAGTCCTGGCCCATGTGGATGTGCAGACACTGT CCAGCCAGCTGGCAGTGACGGTGGGACCTGGCGAACATCGGATTGGCCCAGGGGAACCCTTGGAACTGCTATGCAATGTGTCAGGGGCACTGCCCCCACCAGGCCGGCATGCTGCATACTCagtgggctgggagatggctcctGCAGGGGCTCCTGGGCCTGGCCGCCTGGTGGCCCAGCTGGACACAGAAGGTGTCGGCAGCCTGGGCCCTGGCTATGAGGGCCGGCACATTGCCATGGAGAAAGTGGCATCCAGGACCTACCGGCTACGACTGGAGGCTGCCAGGCCTGGTGATGCAGGCACCTACCGCTGCCTCGCCAAAGCCTACGTTCGAGGGTCTGGGACCCGACTTCgtgaagcagccagtgctcgttCCCGGCCCCTCCCTGTGCACGTGAGGGAAGAAG GCGTGGTGCTGGAGGCCGTGGCATGGCTCTCAGGGGGTACTGTGTACCGGGGAGAGACTGCCTCCTTGCTGTGCAACATCTCTGTGCGGGGTGGTCCTCCGGGGCTGCGACTAGCAGCCAGCTGGTGGGTggaaaggccagaggagggcgagTTAAGCACCGGCCCTGCTCAGCTTGTGGGTGGAGTGGGTCAGGACGGCGTGGCAGAGCTGGGAGTTCGGCCTGGAGGGCGTCCTGTCAGTGTGGAGCTAGTGGGACCCAGAAGTCATCGACTAAGACTGCACAGTCTGGGGCCCGAGGATGAAGGCGTATACCACTGCGCCCCAAGCGCCTGGGTGCAGCATGCGGACTACAGCTGGTACCAGGCGGGCAGTGCACGCTCCGGGCCTGTCACAGTCTACCCCTACACGCATG CTCTGGATACCCTGTTCGTGCCCCTATTGGTGGGTATGGGAGTCGCCCTAGTCACTGGCGCCAGCGTCCTTGCTACTATCACTTGCTGCTTTATGAAGAAGCTGCGAAAGCGGTGA
- the LOC130874578 gene encoding 60S ribosomal protein L36-like, whose translation MTLRFPMAVGLNKGHKVTKTVSQQRRHCRQRGRLTKHTKFVRDIIREVCVFVPYEWCATELLKVSKDKRVLKFIKKRVGTHIRAKRKREELSNVLAALRKVAAKKDRSPPRSQ comes from the coding sequence atgacccTGCGCTTCCCCATGGCCGTGGGCCTTAACAAAGGTCACAAGGTGACGAAGACCGTGAGCCAGCAGCGGAGGCACTGCCGGCAGCGCGGGCGCCTCACAAAACACACCAAGTTCGTGCGGGACATTATCCGGGAGGTGTGCGTCTTTGTACCCTACGAGTGGTGCGCCACGGAGCTGCTCAAGGTGTCCAAGGACAAGCGCGTGCTCAAGTTCATCAAGAAGAGGGTGGGCACGCACATACGCGCCAAGAGGAAGCGGGAGGAGCTGAGCAACGTGTTGGCCGCCTTGAGGAAGGTGGCGGCCAAGAAGGACCGATCCCCTCCCCGTTCTCAATAA